From Juglans regia cultivar Chandler chromosome 6, Walnut 2.0, whole genome shotgun sequence, the proteins below share one genomic window:
- the LOC109011399 gene encoding ribonucleoside-diphosphate reductase large subunit-like isoform X1, whose product MHVVKRDGSQEPFHFEKITARVKKLSYGLNVEHCDPVLVTRKVCAGLYEGVTTIQLDELAAETAAAMTTNHPDYALLAARIAVSNLHKNTKETFSETIKVMYDYFDKRSGQKSSLIAYDVYEIIMKNAARLDSEINYDRDFDYDYFGFKTLERSYLLKVDGKVVERPQHMLMRVAVGIHKDDMDSVLKTYHLMSQRWFTHATPTLFNAGTPQPQLSSCFLVCMKDDSIQGIFDTLKECAVISKSAGGIGFSVHNIRATGSYICGTNGTSNGIVPMLRVFNDTARYVDQGGGKRKGAFTVYLEPWHPDVFEFLDLRKNHGKEEYRARDLFYALWIPDLFMERVRGDGQWSLFCPNEAPGLADYWGEEFDNLYTQYEKEGRAKKVISSRKLWFEILNSQIETGTPFMLFKDSCNRKSNQQNLGTIKASNLCTEVIEFSSPTETAVCNLASIALPRYVRDEGAPIESHSSKLVGSRDSKNRYFDFDKLAEVTRVVTANLNKVIDINYYPIETAKRSNLRHRPMGIGVQGLADTFILLGMAFDSPEASQLNKDIFATIYYHALKASSELASKDGPYETYHGSPLSKGVLQVDMWGVTPSPRWDWAALREMISQNGVRNSLLVAPMPTASTSQILGNNECFEPYTSNIYTRRVLSGEFVVVNKHLLHDLTEMGLWSDALKNKMIYENGSVLKILEIPEELKAIYKTVWEIKQKTLVDMAADRGCYIDQSQSLNIYMDQPDPGKLTSLHFYAWCKGLKTGMYYLRTRAAADAIKFTVDTSALNNENARRVDADSDANVTQAVCSLQNREECMGCGS is encoded by the exons ATGCATGTGGTGAAAAGGGACGGGAGCCAAGAACCGTTTCACTTTGAAAAGATCACGGCCCGGGTGAAGAAGCTGAGTTACGGGCTCAACGTCGAGCATTGCGATCCTGTTCTTGTCACGCGGAAGGTCTGTGCTGGGCTCTACGAGGGTGTCACAACCATCCAACTCGATGAATTGGCTGCGGAAACTGCGGCTGCCATGACCACGAACCACCCCGATTATGCTTTG TTGGCCGCAAGAATCGCTGTTTCGAATCTGCATAAGAACACGAAGGAGACTTTTTCAGAGAC GATAAAGGTCATGTACGACTATTTTGATAAGAGGTCTGGGCAGAAGAGTTCTCTTATTGCTTATGATGTATATGAAATAATCATGAAG AATGCTGCACGCCTGGACAGTGAGATAAACTATGACAGAGATTTTGACTACGATTATTTTGGCTTCAAAACTCTTGAGAGGTCATATCTTTTAAAGGTTGATGGGAAGGTTGTGGAAAGGCCTCAGCACATGTTAATGAGAGTTGCTGTTGGTATCCACAAAGATGACATGGACTCTGTTCTTAAGACATACCATTTGATGTCTCAGCGTTGGTTCACTCATGCTACCCCTACCCTTTTTAATGCAGGAACTCCACAGCCCCAA TTGAGTAGCTGCTTTCTTGTGTGTATGAAAGATGATAGCATTCAGGGAATATTTGATACCTTGAAGGAATGTGCTGTTATTAGCAAATCAGCTGGAGGAATTGGTTTCTCTGTTCATAATATCCGTGCAACAGGCAGCTACATTTGTGGGACAAATGGGACTTCTAATGGCATTGTTCCTATGCTTCGTGTGTTTAATGACACTGCTCGTTATGTTGATCAAGGGGGAGGAAAGAGAAAGG GTGCTTTCACTGTATACTTGGAGCCATGGCATCCTGATGTCTTTGAGTTTTTAGATCTTAGAAAGAACCATGGGAAG GAAGAATATCGGGCTCGAGATCTATTTTATGCTCTTTGGATACCTGACCTCTTTATGGAAAGAGTGCGAGGTGATGGACAATGGTCTTTGTTTTGCCCAAATGAGGCTCCCGGTTTGGCTGATTATTGGGGAGAAGAATTTGACAATTTGTACACCCAATATGAAAAggag GGAAGGGCAAAGAAGGTTATATCTTCTAGGAAACTCTGGTTTGAGATCTTAAATTCCCAGATTGAAACTGGAACTCCTTTTATGCTTTTCAAG GATTCTTGTAATAGGAAAAGTAACCAACAGAATCTGGGCACCATCAAAGCCTCAAACCTCTGCACTGAGGTCATTGAGTTCTCAAGTCCGACTGAAACTGCAGTTTGCAATTTGGCATCCATTGCTTTACCTCGATATGTGAGGGATGAG gGAGCTCCTATTGAGTCACACTCGTCTAAGCTTGTTGGAAGTAGGGATTCAAAGAACCGATATTTTGACTTTGACAAACTCGCAGAG GTTACTAGAGTAGTTACTGCAAATCTCAACAAAGTCATTGATATAAACTACTACCCCATTGAAACTGCAAAAAGGTCAAATTTACGACACAGGCCAATGGGCATTGGAGTTCAAGGTCTTGCTGATACCTTCATCCTGCTTGGTATGGCATTTGATTCACCAGAG GCCTCACAGCTCAACAAAGACATATTTGCAACCATATACTACCATGCGCTGAAAGCTTCTTCTGAGTTAGCTTCAAAAGATGGCCCTTATGAGACCTATCATGGGAGTCCTCTGAGCAAG GGAGTTCTTCAGGTGGACATGTGGGGTGTAACACCATCACCCCGTTGGGATTGGGCTGCACTTAGGGAAATGATCTCACAAAATGGAGTAAGAAACTCCCTTCTTGTAGCACCTATGCCCACTGCTTCAACCAGTCAGATTCTTGGAAACAATGAGTGTTTTGAACCTTATACCTCCAACATTTACACTCGCAGAGTTTTAAG TGGtgaatttgttgtagtgaacaAACACCTACTTCATGATTTAACGGAAATGGGTCTTTGGTCTGATGCGCTTAAGAATAAGATGATATATGAGAATGGCTCGGTTTTGAAGATCCTTGAGATTCCTGAGGAGCTGAAAGCTATCTACAa GACTGTGTGGGAAATAAAGCAAAAGACATTGGTTGACATGGCTGCTGATCGTGGATGCTACATTGATCAGAGTCAGAGTCTGAATATTTACATGGACCAACCCGATCCGGGGAAGCTAACTTCCCTGCATTTTTATGCTTGGTGTAAG GGTCTGAAAACGGGAATGTATTATCTGAGAACACGTGCTGCAGCTGATGCTATCAAGTTCACTGTTGATACCTCTGCTCTTAACAAT GAGAATGCTAGAAGGGTCGATGCTGATAGTGATGCCAATGTCACACAGGCGGTATGTTCCTTGCAGAATCGAGAAGAGTGCATGGGTTGTGGAAGTTAA
- the LOC109011399 gene encoding ribonucleoside-diphosphate reductase large subunit-like isoform X2 — protein MHVVKRDGSQEPFHFEKITARVKKLSYGLNVEHCDPVLVTRKVCAGLYEGVTTIQLDELAAETAAAMTTNHPDYALNAARLDSEINYDRDFDYDYFGFKTLERSYLLKVDGKVVERPQHMLMRVAVGIHKDDMDSVLKTYHLMSQRWFTHATPTLFNAGTPQPQLSSCFLVCMKDDSIQGIFDTLKECAVISKSAGGIGFSVHNIRATGSYICGTNGTSNGIVPMLRVFNDTARYVDQGGGKRKGAFTVYLEPWHPDVFEFLDLRKNHGKEEYRARDLFYALWIPDLFMERVRGDGQWSLFCPNEAPGLADYWGEEFDNLYTQYEKEGRAKKVISSRKLWFEILNSQIETGTPFMLFKDSCNRKSNQQNLGTIKASNLCTEVIEFSSPTETAVCNLASIALPRYVRDEGAPIESHSSKLVGSRDSKNRYFDFDKLAEVTRVVTANLNKVIDINYYPIETAKRSNLRHRPMGIGVQGLADTFILLGMAFDSPEASQLNKDIFATIYYHALKASSELASKDGPYETYHGSPLSKGVLQVDMWGVTPSPRWDWAALREMISQNGVRNSLLVAPMPTASTSQILGNNECFEPYTSNIYTRRVLSGEFVVVNKHLLHDLTEMGLWSDALKNKMIYENGSVLKILEIPEELKAIYKTVWEIKQKTLVDMAADRGCYIDQSQSLNIYMDQPDPGKLTSLHFYAWCKGLKTGMYYLRTRAAADAIKFTVDTSALNNENARRVDADSDANVTQAVCSLQNREECMGCGS, from the exons ATGCATGTGGTGAAAAGGGACGGGAGCCAAGAACCGTTTCACTTTGAAAAGATCACGGCCCGGGTGAAGAAGCTGAGTTACGGGCTCAACGTCGAGCATTGCGATCCTGTTCTTGTCACGCGGAAGGTCTGTGCTGGGCTCTACGAGGGTGTCACAACCATCCAACTCGATGAATTGGCTGCGGAAACTGCGGCTGCCATGACCACGAACCACCCCGATTATGCTTTG AATGCTGCACGCCTGGACAGTGAGATAAACTATGACAGAGATTTTGACTACGATTATTTTGGCTTCAAAACTCTTGAGAGGTCATATCTTTTAAAGGTTGATGGGAAGGTTGTGGAAAGGCCTCAGCACATGTTAATGAGAGTTGCTGTTGGTATCCACAAAGATGACATGGACTCTGTTCTTAAGACATACCATTTGATGTCTCAGCGTTGGTTCACTCATGCTACCCCTACCCTTTTTAATGCAGGAACTCCACAGCCCCAA TTGAGTAGCTGCTTTCTTGTGTGTATGAAAGATGATAGCATTCAGGGAATATTTGATACCTTGAAGGAATGTGCTGTTATTAGCAAATCAGCTGGAGGAATTGGTTTCTCTGTTCATAATATCCGTGCAACAGGCAGCTACATTTGTGGGACAAATGGGACTTCTAATGGCATTGTTCCTATGCTTCGTGTGTTTAATGACACTGCTCGTTATGTTGATCAAGGGGGAGGAAAGAGAAAGG GTGCTTTCACTGTATACTTGGAGCCATGGCATCCTGATGTCTTTGAGTTTTTAGATCTTAGAAAGAACCATGGGAAG GAAGAATATCGGGCTCGAGATCTATTTTATGCTCTTTGGATACCTGACCTCTTTATGGAAAGAGTGCGAGGTGATGGACAATGGTCTTTGTTTTGCCCAAATGAGGCTCCCGGTTTGGCTGATTATTGGGGAGAAGAATTTGACAATTTGTACACCCAATATGAAAAggag GGAAGGGCAAAGAAGGTTATATCTTCTAGGAAACTCTGGTTTGAGATCTTAAATTCCCAGATTGAAACTGGAACTCCTTTTATGCTTTTCAAG GATTCTTGTAATAGGAAAAGTAACCAACAGAATCTGGGCACCATCAAAGCCTCAAACCTCTGCACTGAGGTCATTGAGTTCTCAAGTCCGACTGAAACTGCAGTTTGCAATTTGGCATCCATTGCTTTACCTCGATATGTGAGGGATGAG gGAGCTCCTATTGAGTCACACTCGTCTAAGCTTGTTGGAAGTAGGGATTCAAAGAACCGATATTTTGACTTTGACAAACTCGCAGAG GTTACTAGAGTAGTTACTGCAAATCTCAACAAAGTCATTGATATAAACTACTACCCCATTGAAACTGCAAAAAGGTCAAATTTACGACACAGGCCAATGGGCATTGGAGTTCAAGGTCTTGCTGATACCTTCATCCTGCTTGGTATGGCATTTGATTCACCAGAG GCCTCACAGCTCAACAAAGACATATTTGCAACCATATACTACCATGCGCTGAAAGCTTCTTCTGAGTTAGCTTCAAAAGATGGCCCTTATGAGACCTATCATGGGAGTCCTCTGAGCAAG GGAGTTCTTCAGGTGGACATGTGGGGTGTAACACCATCACCCCGTTGGGATTGGGCTGCACTTAGGGAAATGATCTCACAAAATGGAGTAAGAAACTCCCTTCTTGTAGCACCTATGCCCACTGCTTCAACCAGTCAGATTCTTGGAAACAATGAGTGTTTTGAACCTTATACCTCCAACATTTACACTCGCAGAGTTTTAAG TGGtgaatttgttgtagtgaacaAACACCTACTTCATGATTTAACGGAAATGGGTCTTTGGTCTGATGCGCTTAAGAATAAGATGATATATGAGAATGGCTCGGTTTTGAAGATCCTTGAGATTCCTGAGGAGCTGAAAGCTATCTACAa GACTGTGTGGGAAATAAAGCAAAAGACATTGGTTGACATGGCTGCTGATCGTGGATGCTACATTGATCAGAGTCAGAGTCTGAATATTTACATGGACCAACCCGATCCGGGGAAGCTAACTTCCCTGCATTTTTATGCTTGGTGTAAG GGTCTGAAAACGGGAATGTATTATCTGAGAACACGTGCTGCAGCTGATGCTATCAAGTTCACTGTTGATACCTCTGCTCTTAACAAT GAGAATGCTAGAAGGGTCGATGCTGATAGTGATGCCAATGTCACACAGGCGGTATGTTCCTTGCAGAATCGAGAAGAGTGCATGGGTTGTGGAAGTTAA